From the Acidilutibacter cellobiosedens genome, one window contains:
- the ftsY gene encoding signal recognition particle-docking protein FtsY has product MFNIFKKKSNEEDIEGKEKDTDENKEGFLSKLKEGLEKTRKGMAEKIDSILKSYGKIDNGLFDELEEILVTSDVGINTTMDIIERLKTKVKENKVTEAIEVKELLKNEIKDILNEKEKDRELNIEPSPAIVLVVGVNGVGKTTTIGKLAYNLREEGKRVLIAAGDTFRAAAIEQLGEWSKRAGVDMIAHQENSDPAAVIFDGIQAAKARKTDVLICDTAGRLHNKKNLMNELNKIFRVVEREYGDARREVLLVVDATTGQNALIQAKEFQEVCNISGIVLTKLDGTAKGGVVIALQTELNVPVKLIGVGEGIEDLQKFNTDDFVDAIFD; this is encoded by the coding sequence ATGTTTAATATTTTCAAAAAGAAAAGCAATGAAGAAGATATAGAGGGAAAAGAAAAAGATACCGATGAAAATAAAGAAGGATTTTTGTCGAAGCTGAAAGAAGGGTTAGAGAAAACCAGAAAGGGAATGGCCGAAAAAATTGACAGTATATTGAAATCTTACGGCAAGATTGACAACGGCCTTTTTGATGAATTGGAAGAGATTTTGGTAACAAGCGATGTAGGGATTAATACAACTATGGATATTATCGAAAGGCTGAAAACAAAGGTAAAGGAAAATAAAGTAACGGAAGCTATCGAAGTAAAAGAATTGCTTAAAAATGAAATAAAGGATATATTAAATGAAAAAGAAAAAGACAGGGAATTAAATATTGAACCTTCTCCGGCAATTGTTTTAGTTGTAGGGGTAAATGGGGTGGGAAAGACAACAACCATTGGAAAACTTGCATATAATTTGAGAGAAGAAGGCAAAAGGGTACTTATAGCGGCGGGAGACACCTTTAGGGCGGCGGCAATCGAACAATTGGGGGAATGGAGCAAAAGAGCCGGAGTCGACATGATTGCCCATCAGGAAAATTCAGACCCGGCAGCAGTAATATTCGACGGAATCCAAGCAGCCAAAGCAAGAAAAACAGATGTACTGATATGTGACACGGCAGGAAGACTTCATAATAAGAAAAACCTTATGAATGAGCTGAATAAAATATTCAGAGTTGTTGAAAGAGAATACGGAGATGCCAGAAGAGAAGTACTTTTAGTGGTGGATGCAACGACCGGACAAAATGCGTTAATTCAAGCCAAAGAATTTCAGGAAGTATGTAATATTTCGGGAATAGTATTGACAAAATTGGACGGAACGGCAAAAGGAGGAGTGGTTATTGCCCTCCAAACAGAATTAAATGTGCCCGTTAAGCTTATAGGAGTAGGAGAGGGAATCGAGGATCTTCAAAAATTTAATACCGATGATTTTGTTGATGCTATTTTTGATTAA
- the ylxM gene encoding YlxM family DNA-binding protein, with product MEKLVEMGILFDFYGKLLSEKQYRVIDLYYINNFSLAEIGEEINISRQGVYDILKRAENRLVQYEDKLGLVKKFKDTNEKVKIILNLTNDIMMLMEKKKLSEINSKLQYIQKISQEIIEEG from the coding sequence ATGGAAAAATTGGTTGAAATGGGAATATTGTTTGATTTTTACGGAAAGCTTTTAAGTGAAAAGCAATACAGAGTTATAGATTTGTATTATATAAACAATTTTTCTTTAGCTGAAATCGGAGAAGAGATAAATATAAGCCGCCAGGGAGTTTATGATATTTTAAAAAGAGCAGAAAATCGTCTTGTTCAATATGAAGATAAATTAGGGTTGGTTAAGAAATTCAAGGACACTAACGAGAAAGTCAAAATTATACTGAATCTTACCAATGATATTATGATGTTAATGGAGAAAAAGAAATTGAGTGAGATTAATAGTAAATTGCAGTATATCCAAAAAATTTCCCAAGAGATAATAGAAGAAGGATAG
- the ffh gene encoding signal recognition particle protein, whose product MAFESLSEKLQNALSKLKGKGKLNEKDVDLAMREVKLALLEADVNFKVVKNFINDVKKRAVGSEVMNSLTPGQQVVKIVNDELTKLMGERESKINFSSSPPTIILMCGLQGAGKTTTAAKLSMSFKKQNRRPLLVACDIYRPAAIKQLEVVGEKAQVPVFSMGDKINPVDIAKAALEHGKKNGNDVIIIDTAGRLHIDEDLMAELENIKNVLNPEEVLLVVDSMTGQDAVNVAETFDEKLGITGVILTKLDGDARGGAALSIRAVTNKPIKFVAMGEKLEDLEPFHPDRMASRILGMGDVLTLIEKAQSAIDAQKAMELEEKLRTQQFTLDDFLDQLDQMKNLGPLDQIVGMIPGLNSKALKNVDVNEKELVKIKAIIQSMTKKERQDPSIIDSGRKKRISVGSGTNIQEVNKLLKQFKETKKMMKRFTDMGKMFKKGGGMKKRRFPFM is encoded by the coding sequence ATGGCATTTGAAAGTTTGTCCGAAAAATTACAAAATGCTTTGAGTAAGCTTAAAGGTAAGGGAAAGCTTAATGAAAAAGATGTGGATTTAGCTATGCGAGAAGTAAAGTTGGCCCTTCTTGAAGCAGATGTAAACTTTAAGGTTGTAAAAAATTTCATAAATGATGTGAAAAAGAGAGCTGTCGGCTCGGAAGTGATGAATAGTTTAACTCCCGGACAGCAGGTAGTTAAAATTGTAAATGATGAACTTACTAAACTGATGGGTGAGAGAGAAAGTAAAATTAATTTTTCGTCATCACCTCCTACTATAATACTTATGTGTGGACTTCAGGGTGCAGGGAAAACTACAACTGCGGCAAAGTTGAGCATGTCTTTTAAAAAACAGAATAGACGTCCTTTGCTGGTTGCCTGTGATATATACAGACCGGCTGCCATCAAGCAATTGGAGGTAGTAGGAGAGAAAGCGCAGGTCCCCGTATTTTCCATGGGAGATAAAATAAATCCTGTTGATATTGCCAAGGCTGCTTTAGAGCATGGAAAGAAAAACGGCAACGATGTTATTATTATTGATACGGCAGGAAGGCTTCATATTGATGAAGATTTGATGGCTGAGCTTGAAAATATAAAAAATGTTTTAAACCCTGAGGAGGTATTGCTGGTTGTTGATTCCATGACCGGTCAGGACGCAGTAAATGTAGCTGAAACTTTTGATGAGAAACTTGGAATTACGGGAGTAATACTTACAAAACTCGATGGGGATGCAAGAGGCGGAGCTGCTCTTTCCATAAGAGCCGTAACAAATAAACCTATTAAATTTGTTGCCATGGGTGAAAAATTGGAGGATTTGGAACCTTTTCATCCTGACAGAATGGCTTCAAGAATATTGGGAATGGGCGATGTATTGACTTTAATTGAAAAAGCTCAATCTGCCATAGATGCACAAAAGGCAATGGAACTTGAAGAAAAACTCAGAACTCAGCAATTTACTTTGGATGATTTTCTGGATCAGTTGGATCAGATGAAAAATTTAGGACCTCTTGATCAGATTGTGGGAATGATACCGGGACTTAATTCAAAGGCGTTAAAGAATGTAGATGTGAATGAAAAAGAATTAGTCAAAATAAAAGCAATTATACAGTCAATGACTAAAAAGGAGAGGCAAGATCCGTCGATTATTGATAGCGGCAGAAAAAAGAGAATATCCGTGGGAAGCGGTACTAATATTCAGGAAGTAAATAAACTTTTGAAGCAATTTAAGGAAACAAAGAAGATGATGAAGAGATTTACGGATATGGGGAAGATGTTTAAAAAAGGCGGAGGAATGAAAAAGAGAAGATTTCCATTTATGTGA
- the rpsP gene encoding 30S ribosomal protein S16 — protein sequence MSVKIRLRRTGAKKNPFYRIVVADSRFSRDGRFIEEIGYYNPLTNPKTVKVNDEKALKWMSTGAKPTETVNKLFKESGLYSRSQEEKEEEKKNEGSEE from the coding sequence ATGTCAGTTAAGATAAGATTAAGAAGAACTGGAGCTAAAAAGAATCCTTTCTATAGAATTGTTGTGGCTGATTCTCGTTTTTCCAGGGACGGAAGATTTATAGAAGAAATCGGTTATTATAATCCGTTAACAAATCCTAAGACTGTGAAAGTAAACGATGAAAAGGCTTTAAAATGGATGAGTACCGGCGCAAAACCAACGGAAACTGTAAACAAACTTTTTAAAGAAAGCGGATTATATTCCAGATCTCAAGAAGAAAAAGAAGAAGAAAAGAAGAATGAAGGCAGTGAAGAATAA
- a CDS encoding KH domain-containing protein codes for MGELVEMIAKALVDNPEEVEVNEIEGTQSVIIELKVAPEDMGKVIGKQGRIAKAIRTVVKAAAIKENKRVVVEIIQ; via the coding sequence GTGGGTGAATTGGTAGAAATGATAGCAAAGGCTCTTGTTGATAATCCTGAGGAAGTTGAAGTAAACGAAATTGAGGGAACTCAATCGGTAATTATTGAATTGAAAGTAGCTCCGGAAGATATGGGGAAAGTAATAGGAAAGCAGGGCAGAATAGCAAAAGCAATAAGAACGGTTGTCAAGGCTGCCGCAATTAAAGAAAACAAGAGAGTAGTAGTTGAAATCATACAATAA
- the rimM gene encoding ribosome maturation factor RimM (Essential for efficient processing of 16S rRNA), translating to MEWIQIGKIINTHGIKGEVRVYPLTDYVERFEELKEIYVGEAKLKLHISSVSYKKGIPILKFKEYDNINDVIKYKNEYIYIDEKNRVELPEGHYFIYEIIGCDVYDNFQNIIGKVKDVLQLSSNDVYVVKDKDSDKEYLIPAIKDVVKAVDIKNKRIIIKPMEGMIE from the coding sequence ATGGAATGGATACAGATTGGGAAAATAATCAATACCCATGGGATAAAAGGGGAGGTAAGAGTATACCCTTTGACAGATTATGTGGAAAGATTTGAAGAATTAAAGGAAATCTATGTAGGCGAGGCAAAACTTAAACTTCACATATCATCCGTATCATATAAAAAGGGAATACCTATATTAAAATTTAAAGAGTATGATAATATTAATGATGTAATCAAATATAAAAATGAGTATATTTATATAGATGAAAAGAATAGAGTGGAACTTCCCGAGGGCCATTATTTTATATATGAAATAATCGGCTGTGACGTATATGACAATTTTCAAAATATAATAGGAAAAGTGAAGGATGTTCTTCAACTAAGCAGTAATGATGTTTATGTAGTCAAAGATAAAGATTCGGATAAGGAATATTTAATTCCCGCCATAAAGGATGTGGTAAAGGCTGTAGATATTAAGAATAAAAGGATCATTATTAAGCCTATGGAGGGAATGATAGAATGA
- the trmD gene encoding tRNA (guanosine(37)-N1)-methyltransferase TrmD, translating to MKIDVLTLFPELFERFNDWSIIGRAAEKGIIQLNCINIRDFSTDKHKRVDDYSFGGGPGMIMQVEPIYEAIESVRDGNSKVIYLSPKGELYNQKIANSLSEEDHLILLCGHYEGIDNRIVENYIDMEISIGDYVLTGGEIPAMVVIDSVTRLLPGALSSSESFEDESHFNGLLEYPQYTRPREFKELEVPEILLSGDHEKINKWRKYESLKITYKKRKDLLLKKELTEEEKNMLDEIRKKEP from the coding sequence ATGAAAATCGATGTTTTGACGTTATTTCCAGAATTATTTGAAAGATTTAATGATTGGAGCATAATCGGAAGGGCTGCGGAGAAAGGCATCATTCAATTAAATTGCATAAATATAAGAGATTTTTCAACGGATAAGCACAAAAGAGTTGATGATTATTCCTTTGGAGGAGGGCCGGGGATGATTATGCAGGTTGAACCTATATACGAAGCCATCGAAAGTGTAAGAGATGGGAACTCAAAGGTAATATATCTTTCTCCCAAGGGAGAACTTTATAATCAAAAGATTGCCAATTCCTTATCTGAAGAAGATCACCTGATACTCTTATGCGGACATTATGAAGGCATAGACAACAGGATAGTGGAAAATTATATAGATATGGAAATATCCATAGGAGACTATGTTCTTACGGGAGGGGAAATTCCCGCTATGGTTGTAATAGATTCTGTTACAAGACTTCTTCCCGGAGCATTAAGTTCTTCCGAGTCCTTTGAAGATGAATCTCATTTTAACGGTTTGTTGGAATACCCCCAGTATACAAGGCCCCGGGAATTTAAGGAATTGGAAGTTCCGGAAATACTTCTCTCGGGAGATCACGAAAAAATAAATAAGTGGAGAAAATATGAATCGTTAAAAATCACATATAAAAAGAGAAAAGATTTATTATTAAAAAAGGAATTAACGGAAGAAGAAAAGAATATGTTGGATGAAATTAGGAAAAAAGAGCCATAG
- a CDS encoding ABC transporter ATP-binding protein/permease, which translates to MYNGEIVEMGTHESIMTNKGRYYELFYSQFNGKNTQ; encoded by the coding sequence TTGTATAACGGAGAAATTGTTGAAATGGGAACTCACGAATCCATCATGACCAATAAGGGCAGATATTATGAATTATTTTATTCTCAGTTTAATGGTAAAAATACACAATAG
- the rplS gene encoding 50S ribosomal protein L19, producing MNNIIKMIEEEQIKKDIPAFSVGDTVQVHYKIKEGNRERIQVFEGIVIKRQGGSSRETFTVRRISYGVGVERTFPLHSPRIEKIVVTRKGKVRRAKLYYLRGRQGKAAKVREKTNY from the coding sequence ATGAATAATATAATTAAAATGATAGAAGAAGAACAAATTAAAAAGGATATCCCCGCATTTAGCGTAGGAGATACCGTTCAGGTTCATTATAAGATAAAAGAAGGTAATCGTGAAAGAATTCAGGTATTTGAAGGTATTGTTATCAAGAGACAGGGCGGAAGTTCGAGAGAGACTTTCACTGTAAGAAGAATATCTTATGGTGTTGGAGTTGAGAGAACGTTCCCTTTACATTCTCCCAGAATTGAGAAGATTGTGGTTACGAGAAAAGGTAAAGTAAGAAGGGCTAAATTATATTACTTAAGAGGCAGGCAAGGAAAGGCTGCTAAAGTTAGAGAGAAGACGAATTATTAA
- the ylqF gene encoding ribosome biogenesis GTPase YlqF — protein MNINWYPGHMKKTKESIKKNLTLVDIIYELLDGRIPLSSKNPDIDSIIGNKPKITIFNKSDLSSEEGNRKWKNYFKKSGFPIVFMDLMNNRGLNELIKLSYEITEEKRKNLQKKGIKNKPIRVMVLGIPNVGKSTLINTISGRKGTKTGNRPGVTKGNQWIKIKDNMELLDTPGILWPKFEDENTSLNLAFTGAIKDEVLDVQTLALKLIESLKRLYPQLLKERYEVDIENVSSIDILNSIAYKRGCILRGEEIDYEKVCNMVLDDFRKGRIGRVTLEMPEDLEG, from the coding sequence ATGAATATAAATTGGTATCCAGGTCATATGAAAAAAACAAAAGAATCTATTAAAAAAAATTTAACTTTGGTAGATATTATATATGAGCTCTTAGATGGAAGAATACCTTTAAGCAGTAAAAACCCGGATATAGATTCCATAATAGGAAATAAACCTAAGATAACCATATTTAATAAAAGTGATTTAAGTAGTGAAGAAGGAAATAGAAAATGGAAGAATTATTTTAAAAAGAGCGGATTTCCTATTGTATTCATGGATTTAATGAATAATAGAGGACTGAACGAATTGATAAAGTTGTCCTATGAGATTACTGAAGAAAAAAGAAAAAATTTACAGAAAAAAGGTATAAAAAATAAGCCTATACGGGTTATGGTCTTGGGAATACCTAATGTAGGAAAATCTACTTTGATTAATACTATTTCGGGAAGAAAGGGGACGAAGACCGGAAATAGGCCAGGTGTAACCAAGGGAAATCAATGGATAAAAATTAAGGATAATATGGAACTTTTAGATACTCCGGGAATATTATGGCCTAAGTTTGAGGATGAAAATACATCATTAAATTTAGCTTTTACAGGTGCAATAAAGGATGAAGTACTGGATGTTCAAACTCTCGCCTTAAAGTTAATTGAGAGCCTTAAAAGATTATATCCTCAATTGCTGAAAGAGCGGTATGAAGTAGATATAGAAAATGTTTCTTCCATAGATATACTTAACAGTATTGCTTATAAAAGGGGATGCATATTGCGGGGAGAAGAAATCGATTATGAGAAGGTATGTAATATGGTACTTGACGATTTCAGAAAGGGACGTATTGGCAGAGTTACATTGGAAATGCCGGAAGATTTGGAGGGATAA
- a CDS encoding ribonuclease HII, protein MIPFEEELTNKGFKNIACIDEVGRGCLAGDVIACAIIMPKEGPLIEGIRDSKKLSAKKREELYPKILDRAVAVGIGRADCHVIDEINIKQATRLAMKQAVLNLKGKDDRTVIPDYILIDAENIDLPIDQKGIIKGDDKCYGIACASIVAKVYRDMECLKWDKEYKGYNIAQNKGYGTKEHREAIKKIGPSPIHRMTFLKNII, encoded by the coding sequence ATGATTCCGTTTGAAGAGGAATTGACAAATAAAGGATTTAAAAATATTGCCTGTATTGATGAAGTAGGAAGGGGATGCCTTGCAGGAGACGTAATAGCGTGTGCCATTATTATGCCTAAGGAAGGTCCCCTTATAGAAGGAATTAGGGATTCGAAGAAGCTGTCGGCTAAAAAAAGAGAAGAACTGTATCCTAAGATCTTAGACAGAGCCGTAGCCGTAGGTATTGGAAGAGCAGATTGTCACGTAATTGATGAAATCAATATAAAACAAGCTACTCGGCTTGCTATGAAACAAGCGGTACTTAATTTGAAAGGGAAGGATGATAGAACCGTTATTCCCGATTATATACTTATCGATGCGGAAAACATTGATTTACCCATTGATCAGAAGGGTATAATAAAGGGTGATGATAAATGCTATGGCATTGCTTGTGCATCTATTGTGGCTAAGGTATATAGGGATATGGAATGCTTAAAATGGGACAAGGAGTATAAGGGATATAATATAGCCCAAAATAAAGGATACGGAACAAAGGAACACAGGGAAGCAATAAAAAAAATTGGCCCTTCTCCCATTCATAGAATGACATTTTTGAAAAATATTATTTAA